A part of Desulfotomaculum nigrificans DSM 574 genomic DNA contains:
- a CDS encoding ATP-binding protein yields the protein MDFFDPIKVLNNMQSKLKSRDYANKENRDVACPKCSDRGIYMEGDFAVPCQCVKQRALTKKFERCQIPQAMLNNSFDNFKFKYYSASLKEPLSQRTYLEIAQKTYRYAFDFAKAFVNDRVKEGLLIQGPVGSGKTFLACCIANYVLQNCEKAVLFVIVPELLEKIKASYSSTSEFTEYSLLETASEVPLLIMDDLGAHNYTEWTRNKIYNIINYRVNHELPTIITTNLDLSGDLSKLLGDRTVSRIEQMCYPLWLEREYDIREVIRQEKIAQHIAGLR from the coding sequence ATGGATTTTTTTGATCCAATCAAAGTGTTAAATAATATGCAGAGCAAACTTAAGTCTAGGGACTATGCAAATAAAGAGAATAGGGATGTAGCATGTCCCAAGTGTTCTGACCGAGGCATTTACATGGAAGGGGACTTTGCGGTACCATGTCAATGTGTAAAGCAAAGGGCCCTGACTAAGAAATTTGAACGGTGTCAGATACCCCAGGCCATGCTGAATAATTCATTCGATAATTTCAAGTTTAAATACTATTCCGCTTCCCTGAAGGAACCGTTATCCCAGCGCACTTACCTGGAGATTGCCCAAAAAACTTATCGTTATGCCTTTGATTTTGCCAAAGCATTTGTCAACGACAGGGTAAAGGAAGGTCTTTTAATCCAGGGACCGGTTGGTTCCGGTAAAACATTTTTAGCCTGTTGTATTGCCAATTATGTGTTGCAAAATTGTGAGAAGGCAGTACTTTTTGTCATTGTTCCAGAGTTGTTAGAGAAAATAAAGGCCAGTTACAGTAGCACCAGTGAATTTACCGAATATAGTCTTTTAGAGACTGCCAGTGAAGTGCCCTTGTTAATTATGGATGACCTGGGGGCGCATAATTATACAGAGTGGACCAGAAATAAGATCTACAACATCATTAATTATCGGGTAAACCACGAGCTTCCTACCATTATTACTACCAATCTTGATTTATCGGGAGATTTAAGCAAGTTGCTGGGAGATAGAACAGTTTCACGAATTGAACAAATGTGTTACCCCCTGTGGTTGGAAAGGGAATATGATATCAGAGAAGTTATCCGTCAGGAAAAGATTGCTCAGCATATTGCCGGGTTACGTTAG